Part of the Prunus dulcis chromosome 8, ALMONDv2, whole genome shotgun sequence genome is shown below.
AGGGTGAGTCTCTTCCCCGTATCAATCATggttttggtgattttttattttttgttataaatttttttaagaaagaatACTGAAATTGCAACTTTCTGTTAGGGAGTCCAAGAGTTGAAggtgatgaagaagaggatgaTATTGATGATTTGGAGAATGAGTTTGATATTTCAAGCAATGATAGGAGAGATCCTCACCACATTGCCGAGGCAGTTCTGGCTGCTCGCCTTAATATCGGACGGGGATCCCACGTCCACGGTTCAGGGATTAGCACACCAGCAGAATTTGACTCTGCCTCCATTGCTTCCGAGATCCCTCTGCTGACCTATGGCCAAGAGGTGAGTTAATTTAACTGTTTGATGTTCTTTCCTTGACAGTGTGGTTATAATTGATCTGTGTCTGATAAATTGATAATTGTTGTTTTTGGTGAAGGATGTTGGGATTGCCTCTGATAAGCACGCTCTTATTATTCCTCCATTCATGAGTCGAGGAAAACGGGTTCATCCAATGCCGACCACTGATTCCTCTATGTCCTGTAAGTTCATTAAATTTGCCTCAATATTTGCCTCAATTTTTGTAGCTGTTCGGACTGCTTAATCTTCTTAGAGTCTGATTGTGGTGTTGATGATGCAGTTCCACCCAGGCCAATGGATCCTAAGAAAGACTTAGCTGTATATGGTTATGGAACTGTTGCATGGAAGGAGCGAATGGAGGActggaagaagaagcaaaatgaaaaacttcaGGTGGTGAAGCACCAAGGAGGAAATGATGGTGGAAACAATAATGGAAATGAGCCGGATGATCCCGATTTACCCAAGTAGGTGCTCCtttagaatatttttatattcctGGAActattatgttattttattcgAAATTGAAATGCGAAATTATTATATGAattattctttgaaaaaaaaaagaagagatgatagtttatattttattgtgtGAAATTGTATTCTTTAGGTGTTAGAGATTGGTTATGTATATTTTTAGTTACTTAAACTTTGCAGTTGTTAAAAGAGAAGGTAAACGTTCGTTTAATTTAATGACAGTTTAtatgaatgaaaaagaaaaatatgtatcCATAACATGTAAACTTTTACTTTCTTAAAGTATTAGTCTGAAAACACATATGGGGTACTGGCTATAGATACTCCGTGCAAGCTAAAGGACAATCCAAATGGTGCAATATTATTGTCCATTTTGGCACAAGTTTAAAATTTAACTGTGTCACTACTTAGAATGATGTAATTTTGTTTCAACCAAAGAGAGTTGAtttttgtaattctttttaCAGGATGGATGAAGGCAGGCAGCCGCTTTCGAGGAAGTTACCCATTCCTTCGAGCAAGATAAATCCATATAGAATGATAATCTTACTCCGTCTTGCAATTCTTGGCCTCTTTTTCCACTATAGAATTCTCCATCCAGTCAACAACGCATATGGATTGTGGTTAACATCTATCATATGTGAAATTTGGTTTGGCTTGTCATGGATATTGGATCAGTTTCCTAAGTGGTATCCGATTGAGAGAGAAACATACCTTGATAGATTATCACTCAGGTagccactctctctctctctctctctctctctctctctctctctctctctgtgtatgTGGCTTTTTGAAATATCTGTTCTAAGCtagtgttattattatttttttttgggttcaggTATGAGAAAGAAGGGAAGCCATCTGAGTTGGCCGATCTAGACGTATTTGTTAGTACTGTTGATCCTCTTAAGGAACCGCCACTTATCACAGCAAACACAGTTCTGTCCATCCTCTCTGTAGATTATCCAGTTGACAAAGTTGCATGCTATGTCTCTGATGATGGTGCTGCAATGCTCACTTTTGAAGCCCTCTCAGAGACATCTGAGTTTGCAAGAAAGTGGGTTCCATTTTGCAAGAAGTACAGTATTGAACCCCGGGCCCCAGAGTGGTACTTTGCACAAAAAGTTGACTATTTGAGAGACAAAGTAGATCCGACATTTGTCAGGGAACGTCGAGCCATTAAGGTTTACCACttctttcttcatttgttTGTGTTACAGTTTGACAAGTTTCTGGTTTACCACTTCTTTGATAACCATCTTTCagtttaaaaaagaaaaaagaaaagttgattttcattataaaaaaaatagcttAAATTATAGTGACAACCTTGCAATGATACACACACTTTTGGTTGGTGCTGGATGATGACGTTTCTGATCTGGTGTTGTCATTTTGTGGGCATAGAGAGAGTATGAAGAGTTCAAAGTTAGGATAAATGGGTTGGTCGCCACAGCACAGAAAGTTCCCGAGGAGGGTTGGACGATGCAGGACGGGACTCCATGGCCTGGGAACAATGTCAGGGATCATCCTGGAATGATTCAGGTGTGGCGGTGTTCATTTAATCAATTCATGATGAAGAGCCAGTCCTTATTGAGTATTTCtaatctttatcttttttttggcAGGTTTTCCTTGGGCAAAATGGTGTTCGTGATGTGGAAGGAAATGAATTACCACGTCTGGTTTATGTGTCCCGTGAAAAGAGACCAGGTTTTGATCATCACAAGAAAGCTGGAGCTATGAATTCTTTGGTATAGCTCTCTTGttgtctctgtctctccctctccctctctttccctctctcctctctgaACTTGTTTAGGTTTTCAGttgtctaatttttatttacatGCTGGCCAATAAATCAAGGTACGGGTGTCAGCAATCATCTCAAATGCTCCTTACATACTGAATGTTGATTGTGATCACTATATAAACAACAGCAGAGCACTTCGTGAAGCAATGTGCTTCATGATGGACCCCACGTCCGGAAAGAAAATCTGTTACGTACAATTTCCTCAACGGTTTGATGGGATTGATCGTCATGATAGATACTCAAATCGCAATGTTGTATTCTTTGATGTAAGCaccttgtttgtttgtttattttattcaaagattaggTGAGAAGTTGCAAAAGCATGATTTTTTGTGTGAGAAGCTAATTCCTTTCATAATTTGAATACAGATCAATATGAAAGGTTTAGATGGTATCCAAGGACCCATATATGTTGGAACTGGTTGTGTCTTCCGAAGGCAGGCACTGTATGGATATGATGCTCCTACCAAGAAGAAACCACCAGGGAAGACTTGTAATTGTTTGCCAAAATGGTGCTGCTGGTGTTGTGGATCtagaaagaagaacaaaaaagcaaagtcaaatgataaaaagaaaaagaacaaggaTGCTTCAAAGCAGATACATGCACTAGAAAATATTCAGGAGGGAATTGAAGGTAAGAGGTGCTTTACAAATGGATAGTATAGTTGTTTTCCTCCTTACAGATCAATCTTGAATTTCCTTGCTCAGGCTACTTGTGAATGCAGATTATTAATTTGATTTCTGTAAGTGATTGGTTGTGTTAAACACAGATGTTTATGATTCTACTGAAACTTTTTTACAGGAATAGACAATGAAAAGTCATCCCTAATACCccaaataaaatttgagaaaaaattTGGACAGTCGCCAGTTTTCATCGCTTCTACACTCATGGAAGACGGTGGAGTTCCGAAGGGAACAAGTTCGGCATCACTCTTGAAAGAAGCCATCCATGTCATTAGTTGTGGCTATGAAGATAAAACAGAATGGGGGAAGGAGGTATGCTGCACCATTTATGGAGTTTGACTTATGAATGACTCAAGCTCTTATGATTTGAAGCTTggcatttttctgttttctaaaTCTTAATTCTGTTCCAGGTTGGGTGGATATATGGCTCTGTTACAGAGGATATCCTAACGGGCTTCAAGATGCATTGCCATGGCTGGCGATCTGTGTATTGCATGCCCAAAAGGCCTGCATTCAAGGGTTCAGCCCCTATAAACTTATCTGATCGGCTTCACCAGGTGCTTCGGTGGGCGTTGGGATCTGTTGAAATATTATTGAGCAGGCACTGTCCAATTTGGTATGGATATGGGTGTGGTTTGAAATGGTTGGAGCG
Proteins encoded:
- the LOC117637028 gene encoding cellulose synthase A catalytic subunit 2 [UDP-forming]-like → MDTKGRLVAGSHNRNEFVLINADEVSRVTSVKELSGQICQICGDEIEITVDGEPFVACNECAFPVCRSCYEYERREGNQACPQCKTRYKRLKGSPRVEGDEEEDDIDDLENEFDISSNDRRDPHHIAEAVLAARLNIGRGSHVHGSGISTPAEFDSASIASEIPLLTYGQEDVGIASDKHALIIPPFMSRGKRVHPMPTTDSSMSFPPRPMDPKKDLAVYGYGTVAWKERMEDWKKKQNEKLQVVKHQGGNDGGNNNGNEPDDPDLPKMDEGRQPLSRKLPIPSSKINPYRMIILLRLAILGLFFHYRILHPVNNAYGLWLTSIICEIWFGLSWILDQFPKWYPIERETYLDRLSLRYEKEGKPSELADLDVFVSTVDPLKEPPLITANTVLSILSVDYPVDKVACYVSDDGAAMLTFEALSETSEFARKWVPFCKKYSIEPRAPEWYFAQKVDYLRDKVDPTFVRERRAIKREYEEFKVRINGLVATAQKVPEEGWTMQDGTPWPGNNVRDHPGMIQVFLGQNGVRDVEGNELPRLVYVSREKRPGFDHHKKAGAMNSLVRVSAIISNAPYILNVDCDHYINNSRALREAMCFMMDPTSGKKICYVQFPQRFDGIDRHDRYSNRNVVFFDINMKGLDGIQGPIYVGTGCVFRRQALYGYDAPTKKKPPGKTCNCLPKWCCWCCGSRKKNKKAKSNDKKKKNKDASKQIHALENIQEGIEGIDNEKSSLIPQIKFEKKFGQSPVFIASTLMEDGGVPKGTSSASLLKEAIHVISCGYEDKTEWGKEVGWIYGSVTEDILTGFKMHCHGWRSVYCMPKRPAFKGSAPINLSDRLHQVLRWALGSVEILLSRHCPIWYGYGCGLKWLERFSYINSVVYPLTSIPLLAYCSLPAVCLLTGKFIVPEISNYASILFMALFLSIAATSILEMQWGHVGIHDWWRNEQFWVIGGASSHFFALIQGLLKVLGGVNTNFTVTSKAADDGEFSDLYLFKWTSLLIPPMTLLIINIIGVVVGISDAINNGYDSWGPLFGRLFFAIWVIVHLYPFLKGLVGRQERLPTIIVVWSILLASIFSLLWVRINPFVSKGGIVLEVCGLDCD